A section of the Subtercola frigoramans genome encodes:
- a CDS encoding TetR/AcrR family transcriptional regulator, translating into MAHTDAPEDTLADTADTAPKLGRKRDHSRDPEILDAALDVLAETGYDGMTIDMVAARAKAGKATLYRRWPSKAHLVLDAVACMKKSDYDSDTLPDTGTLRGDLVAMIKPHSIEDGERKMQIMAGVMSMLSRDPDLADVVNAAIVEPRAEVNRLFMKRAIARGEIRADADIETLSMITPSMASYRTLILKKPIDREFLISIIDGVILPALGIRRTAPASR; encoded by the coding sequence ATGGCGCACACCGATGCCCCTGAAGACACCCTCGCAGATACCGCCGACACTGCGCCGAAACTCGGCCGCAAACGGGACCACTCCCGTGACCCTGAGATTCTGGATGCTGCACTCGACGTTCTCGCCGAAACGGGCTATGACGGCATGACGATCGACATGGTCGCGGCGCGGGCCAAGGCCGGCAAGGCCACGCTCTACCGCCGATGGCCCTCGAAGGCCCACCTTGTGCTCGACGCCGTCGCCTGCATGAAGAAGAGCGACTACGACTCCGACACCCTGCCCGACACCGGCACCCTGCGCGGCGACCTGGTCGCCATGATCAAGCCGCACTCGATCGAAGACGGCGAACGCAAGATGCAGATCATGGCCGGCGTCATGTCGATGCTGTCCCGCGACCCCGATCTCGCCGACGTCGTCAATGCGGCCATCGTCGAGCCCCGTGCAGAGGTGAATCGCCTCTTCATGAAGCGTGCGATCGCCCGCGGAGAGATCCGGGCTGACGCAGACATCGAGACTCTCTCGATGATCACCCCCTCGATGGCCTCGTATCGCACGCTCATTCTGAAGAAGCCGATCGACCGCGAGTTTCTGATCTCGATCATCGACGGCGTCATCCTGCCCGCCCTGGGGATCAGGCGGACCGCGCCCGCTTCCCGCTAG
- the ftsH gene encoding ATP-dependent zinc metalloprotease FtsH, translating to MSMKRIFRSPIPYIILGAIALWIGFGLITGTGFQQVSTQQGLQFLKDGKVSEALIIDGEQRVDLTLAAADAKYGTKVQFYYVAPRGTEVVNAVTAAAPTDGFNDQVPQTNWFLSLLGILLPVILIGAFFWLMLSGMQGGGNKVMQFGKSKAKLVSKDTPKVTFADVAGNDEAIEELEEIKDFLKDPSKFLAVGARIPKGVLLYGAPGTGKTLLARAVAGEAGVPFYSISGSDFVEMFVGVGASRVRDLFEQAKQNSPAIIFIDEIDAVGRHRGAGMGGGHDEREQTLNQLLVEMDGFDVKTNVILIAATNRPDILDPALLRPGRFDRQIGVDAPDLQGRKQILEVHGRGKPLAAGVDLEVLARKTPGFTGADLANVLNEAALLTARSNAQLIDNRALDEAVDRVMAGPQRRTRIMRDHEKLVTAYHEGGHALVATAMNHTDPVTKITILPRGRALGYTMVLPLEDRYSVSRNELLDQLAYAMGGRVAEEVVFHDPTTGASNDIEKATSTARKMVTDYGMSSHVGAVKLGNSSGEMFLGRNMGHERDYSDSLAQQVDAEVRELIEAAHDEAWQVLNDNRDILDRLATELLERETLDQHDLAEIFKDVRHLPPRPQWLSSERRPVSSIPPIEFKAAKAPIDLGATDGGITSEPEPEAKPKRAPQSTPRPATA from the coding sequence ATGAGCATGAAGCGTATTTTCAGGTCTCCGATTCCCTACATCATTCTGGGTGCCATCGCACTCTGGATCGGCTTCGGCCTGATCACCGGCACCGGCTTCCAGCAGGTCTCCACCCAGCAGGGCCTGCAGTTCCTCAAGGACGGCAAGGTCTCCGAGGCGCTGATCATCGACGGCGAACAGCGCGTCGACCTCACCCTTGCCGCGGCCGACGCGAAGTACGGCACCAAGGTGCAGTTCTACTACGTGGCCCCGCGTGGCACAGAGGTCGTCAATGCCGTGACCGCAGCCGCACCGACCGATGGGTTCAACGACCAGGTGCCTCAGACCAACTGGTTCCTCTCGCTGTTGGGCATCCTTCTGCCGGTGATCCTCATCGGCGCCTTCTTCTGGCTCATGCTCTCTGGCATGCAGGGTGGCGGCAACAAAGTCATGCAGTTCGGCAAGTCGAAAGCCAAGCTCGTCTCGAAGGACACCCCGAAGGTCACCTTCGCCGACGTCGCCGGCAACGACGAGGCCATCGAAGAGCTCGAAGAGATCAAAGACTTCCTGAAGGACCCGTCGAAATTCCTCGCCGTGGGTGCGCGGATCCCGAAGGGTGTTCTGCTCTACGGGGCTCCCGGTACGGGTAAGACACTCCTGGCCCGCGCTGTCGCCGGCGAGGCCGGAGTGCCCTTCTACTCGATCTCCGGCTCCGACTTCGTCGAGATGTTCGTCGGTGTCGGCGCGAGCCGGGTTCGCGACCTGTTCGAACAGGCCAAACAGAACTCGCCCGCCATCATCTTCATCGACGAGATCGACGCCGTCGGTCGTCACCGCGGTGCCGGCATGGGCGGCGGCCACGACGAGCGCGAGCAGACCCTCAACCAGCTGCTGGTCGAGATGGACGGCTTCGACGTCAAGACGAACGTCATCCTCATCGCGGCGACCAACCGCCCCGACATCCTCGACCCCGCGCTCCTCCGCCCGGGTCGCTTCGACCGGCAGATCGGCGTCGACGCGCCCGACCTCCAGGGTCGCAAGCAGATCCTCGAGGTGCACGGGCGCGGCAAGCCGCTCGCAGCTGGTGTCGACCTCGAGGTACTCGCCCGCAAGACGCCCGGGTTCACCGGCGCCGACCTGGCGAACGTGCTGAACGAGGCCGCTCTGTTGACCGCCCGCTCGAACGCGCAGCTGATCGACAACCGTGCGCTCGATGAGGCCGTCGACCGTGTCATGGCCGGCCCCCAGCGCCGCACCCGCATCATGCGCGACCACGAGAAGCTCGTGACGGCGTACCACGAGGGCGGGCACGCCTTGGTTGCCACCGCGATGAACCACACCGACCCCGTCACCAAGATCACGATCCTCCCGCGTGGTCGTGCGCTGGGCTACACCATGGTGCTCCCGCTTGAAGACCGATACTCCGTTTCCCGGAACGAGCTGCTCGACCAGCTGGCCTATGCCATGGGAGGCCGGGTTGCCGAAGAAGTCGTCTTCCACGACCCCACCACGGGTGCGTCGAACGACATTGAGAAGGCCACCTCGACAGCCCGCAAGATGGTCACCGACTACGGAATGAGTTCGCACGTCGGCGCCGTCAAGCTCGGCAACTCCTCGGGTGAGATGTTCCTCGGCCGCAACATGGGTCACGAACGGGACTACTCCGATTCCCTGGCGCAGCAGGTCGACGCCGAAGTGCGTGAACTGATCGAGGCCGCGCACGACGAAGCGTGGCAGGTGCTGAACGACAATCGCGACATTCTCGACCGCCTGGCCACCGAGTTGCTCGAGCGTGAGACGCTCGACCAGCACGACCTCGCCGAGATCTTCAAAGACGTGCGCCACCTCCCGCCCCGCCCGCAATGGCTCTCCAGCGAAAGGCGCCCTGTCTCGTCGATCCCCCCGATCGAGTTCAAGGCAGCCAAAGCGCCGATCGACCTCGGGGCAACAGACGGTGGCATCACGTCGGAACCCGAACCCGAGGCCAAGCCGAAGCGCGCTCCGCAGAGCACGCCCCGACCCGCAACTGCGTAG
- the tilS gene encoding tRNA lysidine(34) synthetase TilS produces MHTNARRPRLTPAMADVRRAVRELLATELPPASNRVPERAADTAPDARLSRPESPTPARPDTPLAPLILVGLSGGPDSLALAAAAAFEAPRAGIRAGAIVVDHGLQVGSAQVAAEAARQARELGLDPVLVERVTVERGTAVSGPTGGPEAAARTARYAAFERALATTGASHVLLAHTLDDQAETVLLGLARGSGPASLSGMSAVNGVYLRPLLGIHRGVVHQALADQRLTAWHDPQNLDHAYARVRVRETVLPLLEAELGPGIADALARTADQLREDSDALDALAAEWAAEIVDHAEAGIAVDVHGLASNPAALAQRIVRFVVAAEFGTALSRAQTLAVLKLVTEWHGQAGVDLPGIRVARIDGRLVFARRS; encoded by the coding sequence ATGCACACGAACGCCCGCCGACCGCGCCTCACCCCGGCGATGGCCGACGTGCGCCGTGCCGTGCGTGAACTGCTCGCCACCGAGCTACCGCCGGCCAGCAACCGCGTACCCGAGCGTGCTGCCGACACTGCTCCGGATGCCCGGCTCAGCCGCCCCGAATCACCCACGCCCGCACGCCCTGACACCCCACTCGCCCCCCTCATCCTCGTCGGGCTCAGCGGCGGACCCGACTCGCTCGCCCTCGCCGCCGCGGCCGCGTTCGAAGCTCCGCGCGCAGGAATCCGTGCCGGCGCGATCGTCGTCGACCACGGGCTGCAGGTCGGTTCGGCCCAGGTGGCGGCAGAGGCCGCTCGCCAGGCGCGCGAGCTGGGCCTCGATCCGGTGCTGGTCGAGCGCGTGACGGTGGAGCGGGGCACTGCCGTCTCGGGGCCGACGGGTGGCCCCGAGGCCGCAGCCCGCACGGCACGGTACGCGGCCTTCGAACGCGCGCTCGCCACGACCGGCGCCAGCCACGTGCTGCTCGCCCACACGCTGGACGACCAGGCCGAGACGGTGCTGCTGGGCCTCGCCCGCGGTTCGGGGCCGGCGAGCCTGTCGGGCATGAGCGCGGTGAACGGTGTCTACCTCAGGCCGCTGCTGGGCATCCATCGCGGGGTGGTGCACCAAGCGCTGGCCGACCAGCGGCTGACAGCCTGGCATGACCCCCAGAACCTCGACCACGCCTATGCCAGGGTGCGCGTGCGCGAGACAGTTCTGCCGCTACTCGAGGCTGAGCTCGGGCCCGGTATCGCAGACGCCCTCGCCCGCACCGCCGACCAGCTGCGCGAAGACTCCGACGCTCTGGATGCCCTGGCCGCCGAATGGGCCGCCGAGATCGTCGACCACGCCGAGGCGGGCATCGCGGTCGACGTGCACGGACTCGCGTCGAACCCTGCCGCTCTCGCCCAGCGCATCGTGCGGTTCGTCGTGGCAGCAGAATTCGGCACCGCCCTGAGCCGCGCCCAGACACTCGCGGTGCTGAAGCTGGTGACCGAGTGGCACGGGCAGGCCGGGGTCGATCTGCCGGGCATCCGTGTCGCGCGTATCGACGGCCGGCTCGTCTTCGCCCGTCGCAGTTGA
- a CDS encoding bacteriorhodopsin → MPQKNVFSGRFADSDLMENAVIPDLLSHGQYETVYNFLSLVIASQLFTAVFLLVSLPRILPRYRQAITVAIIVCGIAAYHYFRIFDSFKAAFVTTSVGGTGDYTQAVGQGFNEGYRYVDWLLTVPLLLVELVAVLALARSVQSRLLARLVPAAALMIALGYPGEISGDNGIRGLFGLLSTIPFVYILYVLFVQLGKSLDKQPAGVRKTLSRLRFLLLLSWGVYPVAYLLPLLNISGSDAWVYKQVGYSVADILAKAVYALIIFHVARIKSFDDDTAFAAVELSPEEVRAAK, encoded by the coding sequence GTGCCCCAAAAGAATGTGTTTTCGGGGCGATTCGCCGATTCCGATCTGATGGAGAACGCCGTGATACCTGACCTCCTCTCGCATGGCCAATACGAGACCGTGTACAACTTCCTCTCGCTTGTGATTGCATCGCAGCTCTTCACGGCGGTGTTCCTGCTGGTCTCGCTGCCGCGGATCCTGCCTCGCTATCGGCAGGCCATCACGGTCGCAATCATCGTCTGCGGAATCGCTGCGTATCACTACTTCCGCATCTTCGACTCGTTCAAAGCCGCGTTCGTGACCACCTCGGTCGGTGGCACAGGCGATTACACCCAGGCCGTCGGCCAGGGCTTCAACGAGGGTTACCGGTATGTCGACTGGCTCCTCACCGTTCCGCTGCTCCTCGTGGAGCTCGTAGCTGTTCTCGCTCTCGCTCGCTCTGTGCAGTCGCGGCTTCTGGCGCGACTGGTGCCCGCAGCAGCGTTGATGATTGCTCTCGGTTACCCCGGCGAGATCAGCGGCGACAACGGAATTCGCGGCCTGTTCGGGCTCCTGTCGACCATCCCCTTCGTCTACATTCTCTATGTCCTGTTCGTGCAGCTCGGAAAGTCGCTCGACAAACAGCCCGCCGGCGTGCGCAAGACCCTGAGCCGGCTCCGCTTTCTCCTTCTGCTCAGTTGGGGTGTCTACCCGGTCGCCTATCTCCTGCCCCTGCTGAACATCTCGGGGTCTGACGCCTGGGTCTACAAGCAGGTCGGGTACTCCGTGGCAGACATTCTCGCCAAGGCCGTCTACGCCCTGATCATCTTCCACGTGGCGCGCATCAAATCGTTCGACGACGATACTGCCTTCGCTGCCGTCGAACTGTCACCCGAGGAGGTTCGCGCGGCGAAGTAA
- the folE gene encoding GTP cyclohydrolase I gives MLAIGEDPDREELVSTPRRVAEAYSEFFSGVGVDASHLLTETFPLEPEAGAGSQQPVLVRGISFRSMCEHHLLPFLGTAHIAYVPSDRLVGLGRLPAIVDVIASRPQLQERLGEQIAQAIADGLDAMGVLVVLEASHGCVTMRGARQTASSTVTIAARGSLAEPAARAEILTLIGAIPLPSAEAGTR, from the coding sequence CTGTTGGCCATTGGCGAAGATCCGGACAGGGAGGAACTCGTGAGCACTCCCCGGCGGGTTGCCGAGGCGTACTCGGAATTCTTCTCGGGTGTGGGTGTCGACGCGTCGCACCTCCTGACAGAGACATTCCCCCTGGAGCCCGAGGCGGGTGCGGGCAGCCAACAACCCGTGCTCGTGAGGGGCATCTCCTTTCGTTCGATGTGTGAGCACCACCTTCTGCCGTTCCTCGGCACGGCACACATCGCTTATGTGCCGAGCGACCGGCTGGTTGGTCTGGGCAGGCTGCCCGCGATCGTCGACGTCATCGCGTCACGCCCGCAATTGCAGGAGCGACTGGGTGAACAGATCGCCCAGGCCATCGCCGACGGACTGGACGCCATGGGGGTGCTGGTCGTTCTCGAGGCATCACACGGCTGCGTCACCATGCGCGGCGCGCGCCAGACAGCGAGCTCGACCGTGACCATCGCCGCCAGGGGGTCGCTAGCCGAGCCCGCTGCCCGCGCTGAGATCCTGACCCTGATCGGAGCGATTCCGCTGCCCTCCGCCGAAGCGGGCACACGGTGA
- the folP gene encoding dihydropteroate synthase, whose translation MGIVNVTTDSFSDGGRWLRSEAAIQHALELVAAGADLIDVGGESTRPGARRVPVAEEQHRVVPVIRELARRGVALSIDTMNASTARAAIEAGAILVNDVSGTASDPLMTPTIIELEAPIIVSHWRGHSDTMNSRAVYADVVAEVRAELEYQVAELVVRGVRIDRLLVDPGLGFAKNSEHNWKILGHLDALTSFGLPVVVGASRKRFIGELLPAGAAMEERDFGSAVAAALAAQAGAWAVRVHDIETTTAALAVAEAWKTGALDE comes from the coding sequence ATGGGCATCGTGAACGTGACAACCGATTCGTTCAGCGACGGCGGGCGCTGGCTTCGTTCGGAGGCCGCCATCCAGCACGCGCTCGAGCTGGTTGCGGCAGGGGCCGACCTCATCGACGTCGGCGGTGAATCCACGCGGCCGGGTGCGAGGCGCGTACCCGTAGCGGAAGAACAGCATCGTGTTGTCCCGGTCATTCGCGAGCTGGCCCGGCGGGGGGTCGCACTGAGCATCGACACGATGAACGCGTCCACCGCACGAGCGGCGATCGAAGCCGGAGCGATCCTCGTCAACGACGTTTCAGGCACCGCTTCAGACCCGCTGATGACTCCCACGATCATCGAACTCGAAGCCCCGATCATCGTCTCGCACTGGCGTGGCCACAGTGACACCATGAATTCGCGGGCCGTGTATGCCGACGTCGTTGCCGAGGTTCGCGCCGAGCTCGAATACCAGGTAGCCGAGCTCGTGGTTCGGGGTGTGAGGATCGATCGGCTGCTGGTGGACCCGGGCCTTGGCTTCGCCAAGAACTCCGAACACAACTGGAAGATCCTCGGCCACCTCGACGCCCTCACCTCGTTCGGGCTGCCGGTCGTCGTCGGAGCGTCGCGCAAGCGGTTCATCGGTGAACTGCTGCCCGCGGGTGCTGCAATGGAGGAGAGGGATTTCGGCTCCGCCGTTGCCGCGGCGCTGGCCGCGCAGGCAGGCGCGTGGGCGGTGCGAGTGCACGACATCGAGACCACCACGGCCGCGCTGGCTGTGGCAGAGGCGTGGAAGACGGGGGCTCTCGATGAGTGA
- a CDS encoding inorganic diphosphatase, which translates to MGTYDAVIEIPKGSRNKYEVDHETGRVYLDRVLFTTFVYPTDYGFFENTLGLDGDPVDVLVLLEYPVYPGVGLKVRPVAVFNMSDEAGIDSKVIAVPAKDPRWAGIQDLDDLSTQLRAEIEHFFEHYKDLEPGKWVKTEGWGSAADAETIVQNGITKLAAEGSH; encoded by the coding sequence ATGGGCACCTACGACGCCGTCATCGAGATCCCCAAGGGAAGCCGCAACAAGTACGAGGTCGACCACGAGACCGGCCGCGTGTACCTCGACCGGGTTCTGTTCACCACTTTCGTCTACCCCACCGATTACGGCTTCTTCGAGAACACCCTCGGCCTCGACGGCGACCCGGTCGACGTGCTGGTGCTGCTCGAGTACCCGGTGTACCCGGGTGTCGGCCTCAAGGTGCGCCCGGTCGCCGTCTTCAACATGAGCGACGAGGCCGGCATCGACTCGAAGGTCATCGCGGTGCCTGCCAAAGACCCTCGCTGGGCAGGCATTCAAGACCTGGATGATCTGTCCACCCAGTTGCGCGCCGAGATCGAGCACTTCTTCGAGCACTACAAAGACCTCGAGCCCGGCAAGTGGGTCAAGACCGAGGGCTGGGGTTCGGCCGCCGACGCCGAGACGATCGTGCAGAACGGCATCACCAAGCTCGCCGCCGAGGGTTCGCACTAG
- a CDS encoding MFS transporter translates to MSETSPETPVASSRRWWTLTVVALAQLMVVLDSTVVNIALPAAQADLGFSNADRQWVITAYSLAFGSLLLLGGRLSDLMGRKRTFIIGLIGFAIASALGGAADSFGTLVAARALQGAFGALLAPTALAVLTTTFTIPKERARAFGVFGAIAGAGGAVGLLLGGVLTENFNWRWNLYINVFIAIIAVIGAVIFLTTVARTGPRPKLDIPGTILVSGGLFSLVFGFSNAETDGWGAASSWGFLVASGVLLVGFVLWQRVAKHPLLPLAVVLDRNRGASFLAVLISGAGMFGIFLFVTYYLEVSMHYSPIQTGTAFLPMILMLVVSAQLSTNIFVPRFGPKVMVPTGMVIGVVGMLLLTTLDTNSSYAANILPALLVIGFAMGSIMPAAMQTATLGVNRQFAGVASASVNTSQQVGGSIGTALLNTLAATAATGYVASHLPASAQVASDAAIASYNTAYLYSALFFAIGAVLSALLYTRKSTVTETAHAAHAEAQAEDADDLPLVAMH, encoded by the coding sequence ATGTCTGAAACCTCTCCCGAAACACCGGTCGCCTCCTCCCGGCGGTGGTGGACCCTCACCGTGGTCGCTCTTGCCCAGCTGATGGTCGTTCTCGACTCCACCGTCGTCAACATCGCCCTCCCCGCCGCCCAGGCCGACCTCGGCTTCTCCAATGCCGACCGCCAGTGGGTCATCACCGCCTACTCCCTCGCCTTCGGCAGCCTGCTGCTGCTCGGTGGCCGCCTTTCTGACCTGATGGGTCGCAAACGCACATTCATCATCGGCCTGATCGGCTTCGCCATCGCCTCGGCACTGGGTGGGGCCGCCGACAGCTTCGGCACCCTCGTCGCTGCGCGAGCACTTCAGGGAGCCTTCGGCGCGCTGCTCGCGCCCACTGCTCTTGCTGTGCTGACGACCACCTTCACCATCCCCAAGGAACGCGCCAGGGCCTTCGGTGTGTTCGGTGCAATCGCGGGCGCCGGTGGCGCTGTCGGCCTGCTTCTCGGCGGCGTACTCACCGAGAACTTCAACTGGCGCTGGAACCTCTATATCAACGTCTTCATCGCCATCATCGCCGTGATCGGTGCCGTGATCTTCCTCACGACGGTCGCGCGCACGGGACCTCGGCCCAAGCTCGACATTCCCGGTACCATCCTGGTCTCCGGCGGCCTCTTCTCCCTGGTCTTCGGCTTCTCGAACGCCGAAACGGATGGCTGGGGCGCGGCTTCGAGCTGGGGCTTCCTGGTCGCCAGTGGCGTGCTGCTGGTCGGGTTCGTTCTCTGGCAAAGGGTGGCGAAGCATCCATTGCTGCCCCTCGCCGTGGTGCTTGACCGCAACCGTGGAGCATCCTTTCTCGCCGTGCTGATCTCGGGCGCCGGAATGTTCGGCATCTTCCTCTTCGTCACCTACTACCTCGAAGTGTCGATGCACTACTCGCCGATCCAGACCGGTACTGCCTTCCTGCCGATGATCCTGATGCTGGTCGTCTCCGCGCAGCTCTCGACCAACATCTTCGTGCCGCGATTCGGGCCGAAGGTCATGGTTCCGACCGGCATGGTGATCGGTGTGGTCGGGATGCTCCTGCTGACGACCCTCGATACGAACAGCTCCTACGCGGCGAACATCCTGCCGGCCCTTCTGGTGATCGGGTTCGCCATGGGCTCGATCATGCCCGCGGCCATGCAGACCGCGACCCTCGGAGTGAACCGCCAGTTCGCCGGAGTCGCCTCGGCAAGTGTGAACACCAGCCAGCAGGTGGGTGGCTCGATCGGCACGGCCCTCCTGAACACGCTTGCGGCAACCGCTGCGACCGGTTACGTCGCGTCGCACCTTCCGGCCTCTGCTCAGGTCGCCTCCGACGCGGCCATCGCGAGCTACAACACGGCGTACCTCTACAGTGCGCTGTTCTTCGCCATTGGAGCGGTGCTCTCCGCACTGCTCTACACCCGCAAGTCGACGGTCACGGAGACGGCCCACGCCGCTCATGCCGAGGCGCAGGCCGAAGACGCCGACGATCTGCCGTTGGTCGCCATGCACTAA
- a CDS encoding MFS transporter, with amino-acid sequence MSEKTAAETASTRRWFTLATVALAQLMVVLDATVVNIALPAAQADLGFSNGDRQWVVTAYSLAFGSLLLLGGRVSDLIGRKRAFIIGLIGFAAASALGGAADSFGTLVAARALQGLFGALLAPTALAVLTTTFTIPKERARAFGVFGAIAGAGGAVGLLLGGYLTQDFSWRWNLYINVFFAIVAVIGALIFVPTNKRTGPRPKLDVPGTLLVSGGLFALVYGFSNAETNGWGDFWTWSMLVASGILLVAFVLWQRRAKHPLLPLKIVLHRNRGASYLSVFVAGSGMFAVFLFLTYYLQTSLGFSPITTGLSFLPMIACLVLAAQLGTNIFVPRFGPKVLVPIGMVMASAALAWMTLLDLSSTYAANILPPLMLMGLAMGTIMPASIQTATLGVDRQYAGVASAMVNTSQQVGGSISTALLNTLVATAVTNYIASNIAGATTPAAQAAVAAQAAVNGYHVAYWCASGFFLAGAIMAALLFERKASIHATLHAAHATAEQHRENDRQADASAATAG; translated from the coding sequence ATGTCGGAGAAAACAGCGGCAGAGACCGCATCCACTCGTCGCTGGTTCACTCTCGCCACGGTCGCGCTCGCGCAGCTCATGGTCGTCCTCGATGCCACCGTGGTCAACATCGCGTTGCCAGCGGCACAGGCCGACCTCGGCTTCTCGAACGGTGACCGCCAGTGGGTGGTCACCGCCTACTCGCTCGCCTTCGGCAGCTTGCTGCTGCTCGGCGGCCGGGTGTCAGACCTCATCGGTCGCAAGCGGGCCTTCATCATCGGCCTCATCGGTTTCGCTGCAGCCTCCGCGCTGGGAGGCGCGGCCGACAGTTTCGGCACACTCGTCGCAGCGCGGGCCCTGCAGGGGCTGTTCGGCGCCCTGCTCGCGCCGACCGCGCTCGCCGTGTTGACGACGACCTTCACCATTCCCAAGGAGCGCGCTCGGGCCTTCGGCGTGTTCGGTGCGATCGCCGGCGCCGGCGGTGCAGTCGGCCTGCTGCTGGGTGGCTACCTCACGCAGGACTTCAGCTGGCGCTGGAACCTCTACATCAACGTATTCTTCGCGATCGTCGCCGTGATCGGCGCCCTCATCTTCGTGCCGACCAACAAGCGCACCGGGCCCCGCCCGAAACTCGACGTTCCCGGCACCCTGCTGGTCTCCGGTGGCCTGTTCGCCCTCGTCTACGGGTTCTCGAACGCGGAGACCAACGGGTGGGGCGACTTCTGGACCTGGAGCATGCTCGTCGCCAGCGGCATCCTGCTGGTGGCCTTCGTTCTGTGGCAGCGACGCGCGAAGCACCCGCTGCTCCCCCTCAAGATCGTTCTCCATCGCAACCGTGGCGCGTCGTACCTGTCGGTGTTCGTGGCGGGGTCGGGCATGTTCGCCGTCTTCCTGTTTCTGACGTACTACCTGCAGACTTCGCTCGGCTTCTCGCCGATCACCACGGGGCTCTCGTTCCTGCCGATGATCGCCTGCCTGGTGCTGGCCGCCCAGCTCGGCACGAACATCTTCGTTCCGCGCTTCGGGCCGAAGGTGCTGGTGCCGATCGGCATGGTCATGGCGTCGGCAGCCCTCGCCTGGATGACCCTGCTCGACCTGTCGAGCACGTATGCCGCGAACATCCTGCCGCCCCTCATGCTCATGGGGCTCGCCATGGGAACGATCATGCCGGCGTCGATCCAGACCGCCACGCTCGGCGTCGACCGCCAGTACGCTGGCGTCGCGTCGGCGATGGTGAACACCAGCCAGCAGGTCGGCGGCTCGATCAGCACCGCCCTCCTCAATACGCTGGTGGCAACAGCGGTGACGAACTACATCGCCTCGAACATCGCCGGGGCAACGACGCCGGCCGCCCAGGCTGCAGTGGCGGCTCAGGCCGCGGTGAACGGGTACCACGTTGCCTACTGGTGCGCGTCGGGCTTCTTCCTGGCCGGGGCGATCATGGCCGCGCTGCTGTTCGAGCGCAAGGCGTCGATTCATGCCACCCTGCACGCCGCCCACGCCACGGCCGAGCAGCACCGCGAGAACGACCGCCAGGCCGACGCCTCAGCAGCCACGGCTGGCTGA
- the folB gene encoding dihydroneopterin aldolase — MTDEFEPAQTPPAETPPAVLVPTEPDSLTLTGLAVQANHGVYDFERRDGQPFVIDVTVWLNTVDAASSDDIDQTLHYGDLASEIVEAASKDPVDLIETLAERVALVVLMHAIADRVQVTVHKPEAPIAVPFGDVSITITRRRA, encoded by the coding sequence GTGACTGATGAATTCGAGCCGGCCCAGACCCCGCCGGCCGAGACCCCACCCGCCGTGCTCGTACCCACCGAACCCGACTCGCTGACCCTCACGGGTCTCGCCGTGCAGGCGAACCACGGGGTCTACGACTTCGAGCGTCGCGACGGCCAACCGTTCGTCATCGACGTGACCGTGTGGCTGAACACCGTCGATGCGGCGTCAAGCGACGACATCGACCAGACGCTTCACTACGGTGACCTCGCGAGCGAGATCGTCGAGGCGGCATCGAAAGACCCCGTCGACCTCATCGAGACCCTCGCTGAGCGGGTCGCGCTCGTCGTCCTGATGCACGCGATCGCCGACCGAGTGCAGGTGACCGTACACAAGCCGGAGGCGCCGATCGCCGTTCCATTCGGCGACGTCTCGATCACCATCACGCGGAGACGGGCATGA
- the hpt gene encoding hypoxanthine phosphoribosyltransferase, producing the protein MDSRDVEADLSRILITESEIHAKIAELARKIEVDYAGQDLLLVGVLKGAVMVMADLARELHLPVSMDWMAVSSYGNSTQSSGVVRILKDLDSELQGRTVLIVEDIIDSGLTLSWLLGNLRSRGPASVEVCALLRKPDAVRVELDVRYVGFDIPNDFVVGYGLDYAEKYRNLKDIGVLAPHTYS; encoded by the coding sequence ATGGATTCCCGCGATGTTGAAGCAGACCTGTCACGCATTCTGATCACCGAGAGCGAGATCCACGCCAAGATCGCCGAGCTCGCGCGAAAGATCGAAGTCGACTACGCGGGCCAGGATCTGCTGCTCGTCGGCGTACTCAAAGGTGCGGTCATGGTCATGGCCGACCTGGCCCGCGAGTTGCACCTGCCGGTGAGCATGGACTGGATGGCGGTCAGCTCCTACGGCAACAGCACCCAGTCGAGCGGTGTCGTACGCATTCTGAAAGACCTCGACTCCGAGTTGCAGGGCCGCACCGTGCTGATCGTCGAAGACATCATCGACTCGGGGCTGACGCTCTCCTGGCTTCTCGGCAACCTGCGTTCGCGCGGCCCGGCCTCGGTCGAGGTGTGCGCGCTGCTGCGCAAGCCTGATGCGGTGCGCGTCGAACTGGATGTTCGGTACGTCGGTTTCGACATCCCCAACGACTTCGTGGTGGGCTACGGCCTCGACTATGCGGAGAAGTACCGCAACCTGAAAGACATCGGGGTGCTCGCACCCCACACCTACTCCTGA